Proteins from one Nakamurella multipartita DSM 44233 genomic window:
- the sthA gene encoding Si-specific NAD(P)(+) transhydrogenase: protein MDSFDLVVIGSGPAGQKAAIAAAKLGHRAAVVDRGHMMGGVCINTGTIPSKTLREAVLYLTGLSQRELYGEAYRVKEDITIGDVASRIAHVVNREVDVVRNQLTRNHVVVLPGTATFVDPHTIRVAAADGTSRLLRGEKIVIAAGTKPARPDSVDFDGETIVDSDQILSIDKVPASMVVVGAGVIGIEYASMFAALGTKVTVVESRATMLPFCDDEIIEALKYHLRSLAVTFRFSETVLEVQKHPAGTLTVLQSGKKIPADTVLYSAGRQGVTDELNVQAAGVPASNRGKVEVNENFQTEVEHIYAVGDVIGFPALAATAMEQGRRAAYHAFDEPVGKLGDLQPIGIYSIPEISFVGRTEGQLTAERVPFEVGVARYRELARGAILGDSYGMLKILVHAESRELLGVHVFGTNATELVHIGQTVMGCGGTVDYLVDAVFNYPTLAESYKVAALDAVNKMRAIAKVTQTGVYRPLPE, encoded by the coding sequence ATGGACAGCTTCGATCTGGTCGTCATCGGCTCCGGGCCGGCCGGGCAGAAGGCGGCGATCGCCGCGGCCAAACTGGGCCACCGGGCCGCCGTCGTCGACCGTGGCCACATGATGGGTGGCGTCTGCATCAACACCGGCACCATCCCGTCCAAGACCCTGCGCGAGGCGGTGCTGTACCTGACCGGGCTGAGCCAGCGCGAGCTGTACGGCGAGGCCTACCGGGTCAAGGAGGACATCACGATCGGTGACGTCGCCAGCCGGATCGCGCACGTGGTCAATCGCGAGGTCGACGTGGTGCGCAACCAGCTGACCCGCAACCACGTCGTCGTCCTCCCGGGCACGGCGACCTTCGTCGACCCGCACACGATCCGGGTCGCGGCCGCCGACGGCACCAGCCGGCTGCTGCGCGGCGAGAAGATCGTCATCGCGGCGGGCACCAAGCCGGCCCGGCCCGACTCGGTGGACTTCGACGGGGAGACCATCGTCGATTCCGACCAGATCCTGAGCATCGACAAGGTCCCGGCGTCCATGGTGGTCGTCGGCGCCGGCGTCATCGGCATCGAATACGCCTCGATGTTCGCCGCGCTGGGTACCAAGGTCACCGTCGTGGAGTCCCGCGCCACCATGCTGCCGTTCTGCGACGACGAGATCATCGAGGCCCTCAAGTACCACCTGCGTTCGCTCGCGGTGACCTTCCGCTTCTCCGAGACCGTGCTGGAGGTGCAGAAACACCCGGCCGGCACGCTCACGGTGCTGCAGTCGGGCAAGAAGATCCCGGCCGACACGGTGCTGTACTCGGCCGGAAGGCAGGGCGTCACCGACGAGCTGAACGTGCAGGCGGCCGGCGTGCCGGCGTCCAACCGGGGCAAGGTCGAGGTCAACGAGAACTTCCAGACCGAGGTCGAACACATCTACGCGGTCGGTGACGTCATCGGGTTCCCCGCCCTGGCCGCCACCGCCATGGAGCAGGGCCGGCGGGCCGCGTACCACGCGTTCGACGAGCCGGTCGGCAAGCTCGGCGACCTGCAGCCCATCGGCATCTACTCGATCCCCGAGATCAGCTTCGTCGGGCGCACCGAGGGCCAGCTGACCGCCGAGAGGGTGCCGTTCGAGGTGGGGGTGGCCCGCTACCGCGAGCTGGCCCGGGGGGCGATCCTGGGCGACTCCTACGGCATGCTCAAGATCCTCGTGCACGCCGAATCGCGAGAGCTGCTGGGCGTGCACGTCTTCGGCACCAACGCCACCGAGCTGGTGCACATCGGCCAGACGGTGATGGGCTGCGGCGGCACCGTGGACTACCTGGTCGACGCGGTCTTCAACTACCCGACCCTGGCCGAGTCCTACAAGGTGGCCGCCCTGGACGCGGTGAACAAGATGCGGGCCATCGCCAAGGTCACCCAGACCGGGGTTTACCGGCCGCTGCCGGAATAG
- a CDS encoding rhodanese-like domain-containing protein encodes MSTPIPEVTVDQVPADAVLLDVREDDEWAAGHAPGAVHVPMTQLADRLDDLPDGNPVYVICRSGGRSARATAYLNQQGWDTVNVAGGMGSWARAGRPLEADGDAAPEVI; translated from the coding sequence GTGAGCACACCCATCCCCGAAGTCACTGTCGACCAGGTTCCCGCCGACGCCGTCCTGCTGGACGTGCGCGAGGACGACGAGTGGGCCGCCGGCCATGCTCCCGGCGCGGTCCACGTGCCGATGACCCAGCTGGCCGACCGCCTGGACGACCTGCCCGACGGCAACCCGGTCTACGTCATCTGCCGCTCCGGTGGCCGCTCCGCGCGGGCCACGGCGTATCTGAACCAGCAGGGCTGGGACACGGTCAACGTGGCCGGCGGGATGGGCAGCTGGGCCCGGGCGGGCCGGCCGCTGGAGGCCGACGGCGACGCCGCCCCCGAGGTCATCTGA
- a CDS encoding DUF4328 domain-containing protein — MSVDRPGAPPVGRATVCPRCRVRQPDNGGDRCAHCGYLRHRWVAHPPPGGPPRRSAPPARPPYAGPPSYRGRPPRWAFPPVVWQDADPGPAAPPRRDPSGGLRLAAGLAAATAALGLIAAAAEFWRFTLLLQGRTMVLSGATVRASDLFVAAAGAGVVVFGLAALLAAAVAVTRTYPVAARRLGMAPARSSTAVLARLLVPGWNLYGAGQIVTEVDRMLRAKDAPADRPWRASRLTIGWWVSWVVSAALMLTALARGLGGSLQAIADTVELHILVDLAGAVTAGLGAAMLLRFAGRLRRRPPIPTGWIVQAPAPTRGR, encoded by the coding sequence ATGAGCGTGGACCGCCCCGGCGCCCCGCCGGTCGGGCGGGCGACGGTGTGCCCGCGGTGCCGGGTCCGGCAGCCGGACAACGGTGGGGACCGCTGCGCCCACTGCGGGTACCTGCGGCACCGGTGGGTCGCGCATCCGCCGCCCGGCGGCCCGCCCCGCCGGTCGGCACCGCCGGCCCGGCCCCCGTACGCAGGTCCCCCGAGCTACCGGGGCCGGCCGCCGCGCTGGGCGTTCCCGCCGGTCGTCTGGCAGGACGCCGATCCCGGCCCGGCCGCCCCGCCCCGGCGCGACCCGTCCGGTGGGCTGCGGTTGGCGGCCGGACTGGCCGCCGCCACCGCCGCGCTCGGGCTGATCGCCGCGGCCGCCGAGTTCTGGCGGTTCACCCTGCTGCTGCAGGGTCGCACCATGGTGCTGTCCGGGGCCACCGTCCGGGCCAGCGACCTGTTCGTCGCGGCCGCCGGGGCCGGCGTGGTCGTATTCGGGCTGGCCGCGCTGCTCGCGGCGGCGGTCGCGGTGACCCGCACCTATCCCGTCGCCGCGCGGCGGCTGGGGATGGCGCCAGCCCGATCGAGCACCGCGGTGCTGGCCCGGCTGCTGGTTCCCGGGTGGAACCTGTACGGCGCCGGGCAGATCGTCACCGAGGTCGATCGGATGCTGCGGGCCAAGGACGCCCCGGCCGACCGGCCGTGGCGGGCATCCCGGCTGACCATCGGCTGGTGGGTCAGCTGGGTGGTATCGGCGGCCCTGATGCTGACCGCGCTGGCCCGCGGACTGGGCGGCAGCCTGCAGGCCATCGCCGACACCGTCGAGCTGCACATCCTGGTCGACCTGGCCGGGGCGGTGACCGCCGGCCTCGGAGCGGCCATGCTGCTGCGGTTCGCCGGGCGGCTGCGCCGGCGGCCGCCGATCCCCACCGGCTGGATCGTGCAGGCTCCGGCGCCGACCCGGGGCCGCTGA
- a CDS encoding DUF5926 family protein, with translation MSKKNRRAGGTALAENGAQESSPENPRRPCPCGSGRRYKACHGSADAADLIVTRPFAGLAAETELIALREFLPAASAPLTLIEPRADIPSVTVASVLPGAAAALTRSDRSILLGMQVQTHTGDLSRDLAAALEWALAAEPSSVLSVIGRATVGNRYGDLIVDEPLDVTVYDDFSWWLEEEIVPGSEVALSLERANAAIMPTARVADLPGAYWVDAGERAHLRWVRPEDEPPLMAALARLHVADQLDLGSGSRYVGSFRAHGRLVPVWDLDRDAHPSEWDEPARAFADRLAAALAVDEPLTDAERRARDGILGRQFTLR, from the coding sequence GTGTCCAAGAAGAACCGCCGCGCCGGGGGAACCGCGCTCGCCGAGAACGGTGCCCAGGAAAGCTCGCCAGAGAATCCGCGCCGCCCCTGCCCCTGTGGGTCCGGCCGCCGCTACAAGGCCTGCCACGGGTCGGCCGACGCCGCCGACCTGATCGTGACCCGGCCCTTCGCCGGGCTGGCCGCGGAGACCGAGCTGATCGCGCTGCGCGAGTTCCTGCCGGCGGCCAGCGCGCCGCTGACCCTGATCGAGCCGCGCGCGGACATCCCGTCGGTGACGGTGGCCAGCGTGCTGCCCGGCGCCGCGGCCGCGTTGACCCGGTCGGACCGCTCGATCCTGCTGGGCATGCAGGTGCAGACGCACACCGGCGACCTGTCTCGGGACCTGGCCGCGGCGCTGGAATGGGCCCTGGCCGCCGAGCCGTCGTCGGTGCTCTCGGTCATCGGCCGGGCCACCGTCGGCAACCGGTACGGCGACCTGATCGTCGACGAGCCGCTGGACGTCACCGTCTACGACGACTTCTCCTGGTGGCTGGAGGAGGAGATCGTGCCCGGCAGCGAGGTCGCGCTGTCCCTGGAGCGGGCCAACGCGGCAATCATGCCGACCGCGCGGGTGGCCGATCTGCCCGGCGCCTACTGGGTGGACGCCGGGGAACGCGCCCACCTGCGCTGGGTGCGGCCCGAGGACGAGCCGCCGCTGATGGCCGCGCTGGCCCGGCTGCACGTCGCCGACCAACTCGATCTGGGCAGCGGCTCGCGGTACGTGGGCTCGTTCCGGGCGCACGGCCGGCTGGTGCCGGTATGGGATCTGGACCGGGACGCCCATCCGAGCGAGTGGGACGAACCGGCGCGGGCCTTCGCGGACCGGCTGGCCGCCGCCCTGGCCGTGGACGAGCCGCTGACCGACGCCGAGCGGCGCGCCCGCGACGGCATCCTGGGCCGGCAGTTCACCCTCCGGTAG
- a CDS encoding CPBP family intramembrane glutamic endopeptidase, with product MTSGAPPNPPPPASIPPGSDPDGFLAARPYTARSLWVELVVVFLITLGTSGLSSLVSLIDSLLAAAPLSSQSVAIVVPQAQASLLDLARQVILIVRGFAWGGLGLYLLWRSGVNLRARLGLDLRRPWSDLGVGVVLTAVIGIPGIALYLSAVAIGINLTVAPSTLNDVWWRLPVLIGAAIENGFLEEVLVVGYLITRLEQLKLPGWAAIGISAGLRGSYHLYQGFGGFLGNAVMGVVFAWWFRRTRRLWPLIIAHSLLDIFSFAGYALLKGSVSWLP from the coding sequence ATGACCAGCGGAGCCCCGCCGAACCCGCCCCCACCTGCATCGATACCGCCCGGGTCGGACCCGGACGGATTCCTCGCAGCCCGACCGTACACCGCCCGCTCCCTGTGGGTGGAACTGGTCGTCGTGTTCCTGATCACGCTGGGCACCAGCGGGCTGTCCTCGTTGGTCAGCCTGATCGATTCGCTGCTGGCCGCGGCGCCGCTGTCCTCACAGAGCGTGGCCATCGTGGTGCCGCAGGCGCAGGCGTCCCTGCTGGACCTGGCCCGGCAGGTGATCCTGATCGTCCGCGGCTTCGCCTGGGGCGGGCTGGGCCTGTACCTGCTGTGGCGCAGCGGGGTGAACCTGCGTGCGCGGCTGGGCCTGGACCTGCGTCGACCCTGGTCGGACCTGGGCGTCGGGGTGGTGCTGACCGCGGTGATCGGCATCCCCGGCATCGCGTTGTACCTGTCGGCGGTGGCCATCGGCATCAATCTGACCGTCGCCCCCTCGACGCTCAACGACGTCTGGTGGCGGCTGCCCGTGCTGATCGGCGCGGCCATCGAGAACGGCTTCCTGGAAGAGGTTCTCGTCGTCGGCTACCTGATCACCCGGCTGGAACAACTCAAGCTGCCGGGCTGGGCGGCGATCGGCATCTCCGCGGGTCTGCGCGGGTCGTACCACCTCTACCAGGGGTTCGGCGGATTCCTGGGCAATGCGGTGATGGGTGTGGTGTTCGCCTGGTGGTTCCGCCGCACCCGACGGCTGTGGCCGCTGATCATCGCCCACTCGCTGCTGGACATCTTCTCCTTCGCCGGTTACGCCCTGCTCAAGGGCAGCGTGAGCTGGCTACCCTGA